A genomic stretch from Flavobacterium humidisoli includes:
- a CDS encoding TonB-dependent receptor: MKKIALLLFLLNTAFLFAQKEVSGVVKDKSGAPLPGVNIVEKGTSNGVSTDFEGSYKIKVKEDATLVFSYVGFSTVEKAASTNKINVVLGESEGQVLSDVVVTGSRSTKRTVVNSAVPIDVISVKDVTTQSGKIEINQLLQYVAPSFNANKQSGSDGADHVDPASLRGMGPDQTLVLINGKRRHQSSLINLFGTRGRGNTGTDLNAIPAASIKRIEILRDGASAQYGSDAIAGVINIITNDNVNELTGSVTYGAFNTKAKGDFLPGTPNTKGFRLDQDGNGNSYGKDQDFDGGSVRVAANYGVALGTKGGYANFTGEFLNKNKTLRPAYDFRKGFGDASMHGVNLFANLSIPIGDKTEFYAFGGSNFRDTDAYAFTRNDGERVVESVYPGGYTPRITSKINDNSVAAGIKTESTGGWKFDLSNTFGKNKFQYDIKGTINASLEEKSPHEFDAGGHSLLQNTTNFDISKNYDSVLEGFNIAFGTEFRVEKFEIFAGEEGSYTTYDTNGQPITDPTTQSAPIDPISGNPRPGSSQGFPGYSPANEVNESRTNFSLYADGELDITKDLMVNAAVRFENYSDFGSTVNGKLASRLKLGDHFNLRGSVSTGFRAPSLAQIYYNLRFTNFNASGATEVLLAPNDSEITRAFGIGKLNEEKAVNASLGFTASFGDFTATIDGYYIQVKDRIVLTGYFDASALNLGVSEAQFFANGVDTSTHGLDVVFSWKKGFDFGQLSATLVGNINDMKIDKVKNSTLDEATFFGKREKAFLLASAPDNKFSLNLNYAKNKFDAGLAFTRFSKVVLVDYADEDDVYNPRVVTDLTVGYQFTKSLKLTIGSNNLFNVYPTKQDEQGNTEAGGYWDAVQMGFSGAYYYARLGFTF, translated from the coding sequence ATGAAAAAGATTGCATTATTACTATTTCTGCTGAATACAGCGTTTCTTTTTGCACAAAAAGAAGTCTCGGGTGTTGTAAAAGACAAATCTGGTGCCCCGCTTCCTGGTGTAAATATTGTCGAAAAAGGAACTTCAAATGGTGTTTCTACCGATTTTGAAGGTAGTTATAAAATAAAAGTAAAAGAAGACGCTACTTTAGTTTTCAGTTATGTCGGATTCTCAACAGTCGAAAAAGCAGCTTCTACCAACAAAATAAACGTTGTTTTAGGCGAAAGTGAAGGTCAAGTTTTAAGTGACGTTGTTGTTACAGGATCAAGAAGCACTAAGAGAACTGTTGTAAATTCTGCTGTTCCAATTGATGTTATTAGTGTAAAAGATGTTACAACACAAAGTGGTAAAATTGAAATCAATCAATTGCTTCAATATGTTGCTCCGTCTTTTAATGCCAACAAACAATCAGGGTCTGATGGTGCCGACCACGTAGATCCAGCTTCATTAAGAGGTATGGGACCTGACCAAACTTTGGTTTTAATTAATGGAAAAAGAAGGCATCAATCGTCTTTAATTAACTTATTTGGAACAAGAGGTCGCGGAAACACAGGAACAGATTTGAACGCCATTCCAGCCGCTTCTATTAAAAGGATCGAGATTTTGCGCGACGGCGCTTCGGCACAATACGGTTCTGATGCCATTGCGGGAGTAATCAATATCATTACAAACGATAATGTAAACGAATTAACGGGATCTGTAACCTATGGTGCTTTTAATACGAAGGCAAAAGGCGATTTTCTCCCTGGAACACCAAATACAAAAGGCTTTAGATTAGATCAAGATGGAAACGGAAATTCATACGGAAAAGATCAGGATTTTGATGGTGGGTCTGTAAGAGTTGCTGCCAATTACGGAGTTGCCTTAGGCACAAAAGGCGGTTATGCAAACTTTACAGGTGAGTTTTTGAACAAAAATAAAACCTTAAGACCTGCTTATGATTTTAGAAAAGGTTTTGGTGATGCAAGTATGCACGGAGTAAATTTATTCGCCAATCTTTCTATTCCAATTGGAGACAAAACAGAATTTTACGCTTTTGGAGGAAGTAATTTCAGAGATACAGATGCTTACGCTTTTACTAGAAATGATGGAGAAAGAGTGGTAGAATCTGTTTATCCTGGAGGTTACACACCAAGAATTACATCAAAGATTAATGATAATTCAGTTGCTGCCGGAATCAAAACAGAATCTACTGGAGGATGGAAATTTGATTTGAGTAATACTTTCGGAAAAAACAAATTTCAATACGATATTAAAGGGACAATAAATGCTTCACTTGAAGAAAAATCCCCTCATGAGTTTGATGCTGGGGGGCATAGTTTGCTTCAAAACACCACTAATTTTGATATTTCTAAAAACTATGACAGTGTTCTTGAGGGCTTTAATATTGCTTTTGGAACCGAATTTAGAGTAGAGAAATTCGAAATCTTTGCTGGCGAAGAAGGATCATATACCACTTATGACACCAATGGACAACCTATTACTGATCCTACTACTCAAAGTGCTCCAATTGATCCTATTTCGGGAAATCCTAGACCTGGAAGCTCACAAGGTTTTCCTGGTTATAGCCCTGCGAATGAAGTAAATGAAAGCCGTACCAACTTCTCTTTATATGCTGATGGCGAATTGGATATAACCAAAGATTTAATGGTAAATGCGGCTGTTCGTTTTGAAAACTATAGTGATTTTGGCAGTACCGTAAATGGAAAATTGGCCTCTAGATTAAAACTCGGCGATCACTTTAATTTAAGAGGTTCTGTGAGTACAGGTTTCCGTGCACCATCATTAGCTCAGATTTATTATAATTTACGTTTCACCAACTTTAATGCAAGCGGTGCAACTGAAGTTTTATTGGCACCAAATGACAGCGAAATTACAAGAGCTTTCGGAATTGGTAAATTAAATGAAGAAAAAGCAGTAAATGCTTCCTTAGGTTTTACTGCATCTTTTGGAGATTTCACTGCAACAATCGACGGCTATTATATTCAGGTAAAAGATCGTATTGTACTTACTGGATATTTTGATGCTAGTGCTTTAAACCTTGGTGTTTCTGAAGCACAGTTTTTTGCCAATGGTGTAGACACGAGCACACATGGTCTTGATGTGGTTTTCTCTTGGAAAAAAGGATTCGATTTTGGTCAGCTTAGTGCTACTTTGGTTGGAAACATCAACGATATGAAAATTGACAAAGTCAAAAACAGCACTCTTGATGAAGCTACTTTCTTCGGAAAACGTGAAAAAGCTTTTTTATTAGCTTCTGCTCCAGACAACAAATTCAGTTTAAACCTAAATTATGCTAAAAACAAATTTGATGCTGGTCTAGCTTTTACTCGTTTCAGCAAAGTGGTTTTGGTAGATTATGCAGACGAAGATGATGTTTACAATCCGAGAGTGGTAACCGATTTAACTGTTGGATATCAATTTACTAAAAGTTTAAAACTAACGATCGGAAGCAACAACTTATTTAATGTATATCCGACCAAGCAAGATGAACAAGGAAACACAGAAGCTGGAGGATATTGGGATGCTGTACAAATGGGATTCAGCGGGGCTTATTACTATGCAAGACTTGGTTTTACTTTTTAA
- the ychF gene encoding redox-regulated ATPase YchF, with amino-acid sequence MKAGIVGLPNVGKSTLFNCLSNAKAQSANFPFCTIEPNIGVVNVPDPRINKLEELVKPERVQMATVDIVDIAGLVKGASKGEGLGNQFLGNIRECNAIIHVLRCFDNDNIVHVDGNVNPIRDKETIDIELQLKDLETVEKRLEKVKRAAKTGNKEAQTEEALLNRIREALLQAKSARTIVPQNNDEEVLLESFQLITAKPVLYVCNVDESSAVNGNKYVDQVRELVKDEEAEVIVLSVGAEADITELESYEERQVFLEDMGLEEPGASVLIRAAYKLLKQQTYFTAGVKEVRAWTINIGATAPQAAGVIHTDFEKGFIRAEVISYDDYVQYGSEAKAKEAGKFRVEGKEYIVKDGDVMHFRFNV; translated from the coding sequence ATGAAAGCAGGAATTGTAGGATTGCCAAATGTTGGAAAATCAACATTATTTAATTGTTTATCTAATGCAAAAGCGCAGAGTGCTAACTTTCCGTTTTGTACAATCGAGCCAAATATTGGTGTTGTAAACGTTCCAGATCCAAGAATCAACAAATTAGAAGAATTGGTAAAACCAGAGCGTGTTCAAATGGCAACTGTAGATATTGTAGATATTGCAGGTTTGGTAAAAGGAGCAAGTAAAGGTGAAGGTCTTGGAAACCAGTTTTTAGGAAACATTAGAGAGTGTAATGCTATTATTCACGTTTTACGTTGTTTTGACAATGATAATATTGTACACGTTGATGGAAATGTAAATCCAATTCGTGATAAAGAAACTATCGATATCGAATTGCAGTTAAAAGATTTAGAAACTGTTGAAAAACGTTTAGAAAAAGTAAAACGTGCTGCAAAAACAGGAAATAAAGAAGCTCAAACAGAAGAGGCTTTATTAAACAGAATAAGAGAAGCTTTATTGCAAGCAAAATCGGCAAGAACAATTGTTCCTCAAAATAATGATGAAGAAGTTTTATTAGAAAGCTTCCAATTGATTACTGCAAAACCAGTTTTATACGTTTGTAACGTAGACGAAAGCTCTGCAGTAAACGGAAATAAATATGTTGATCAAGTTCGCGAATTAGTAAAGGATGAAGAGGCGGAAGTTATTGTTCTTTCAGTAGGAGCCGAGGCAGATATCACAGAATTAGAAAGCTACGAAGAGCGTCAGGTTTTCCTTGAAGATATGGGATTGGAAGAGCCAGGAGCATCAGTTTTAATTCGTGCAGCTTATAAATTATTAAAACAGCAAACTTATTTCACAGCTGGTGTAAAAGAAGTTCGCGCTTGGACAATCAATATCGGAGCTACAGCGCCACAAGCAGCTGGAGTTATTCATACTGACTTCGAAAAAGGTTTCATCCGCGCAGAGGTAATTTCATACGATGATTACGTTCAATACGGTTCTGAGGCAAAAGCAAAAGAAGCTGGAAAATTCAGAGTTGAAGGAAAAGAATATATTGTGAAAGATGGAGATGTAATGCACTTCCGTTTTAACGTTTAA
- a CDS encoding TIGR02117 family protein has translation MLKKSFKILGWTLFGIFSFLALYITSVLIISKITVNSDIAKVEEQNAIPIYILSNGVHTDIVVPIKNEVKDWRNEIQFSQTQSKDSLMNYIAFGWGDKGFYLETPEWSDLKASTAFKAAFGISSSAVHATFFKQLREGDDCKRILISKENYQKLVNYISNSFSNPVHPQWIEGHSYGKKDAFYEAKGSYSLFYTCNTWANNALKAANQKASLWTVYDKGIFCHYK, from the coding sequence ATGCTAAAAAAATCATTTAAAATTCTAGGCTGGACACTTTTCGGAATTTTCAGTTTTCTTGCTCTTTACATTACTTCTGTTTTAATTATTTCTAAAATTACAGTGAACTCAGATATAGCAAAAGTTGAAGAACAAAATGCTATTCCGATTTACATTCTTTCAAATGGAGTTCACACTGATATTGTAGTTCCAATCAAAAACGAAGTTAAAGACTGGCGAAACGAAATTCAGTTCAGTCAAACTCAATCAAAAGATTCATTAATGAATTATATTGCTTTTGGCTGGGGCGATAAAGGATTTTATCTGGAAACTCCAGAATGGTCAGATTTAAAAGCAAGTACAGCTTTTAAAGCCGCTTTTGGAATCAGCTCTTCTGCGGTACATGCGACATTTTTTAAACAATTACGAGAAGGAGACGACTGCAAACGCATTTTGATTTCTAAAGAAAATTATCAAAAATTAGTCAATTATATTTCAAATAGTTTCAGCAATCCAGTTCATCCACAATGGATTGAAGGTCATAGTTATGGAAAAAAAGATGCTTTTTATGAAGCAAAAGGAAGTTATAGCCTTTTCTATACTTGCAACACTTGGGCAAATAATGCTTTAAAAGCTGCCAATCAAAAAGCAAGTTTATGGACGGTTTATGACAAAGGAATTTTTTGTCATTACAAATAA
- a CDS encoding YihY/virulence factor BrkB family protein, with amino-acid sequence MKIKDIFSKTWFLLKNTFLEFNDDNAIKLSAALAYYTIFALPPLLIIIITICGFFFGEEAVTGELYGQINGLVGNGAASQIQEAIKNVQLSGDNVFATVFGIVMLLIGASGVFAEIQSSINFIWGLRAKPDKGIKKFIQNRLMSFSMIASVGFLMLVSLFISTTLDLLSTRLKVYFPESTVYLFYVVNIVIVLASISTLFAIIFRTLPDGKIKWKDAFIGSGVTAILFMIGKFAIGFYLGSSTVASVYGAAGSVIIILVWVYYSAIILYFGAEFTKVYAKSYGGKIYPNEYSVEIAKEIYEIDGPQKEPVEEKLLNEKP; translated from the coding sequence ATGAAAATCAAAGATATATTCTCGAAAACATGGTTTCTATTAAAGAATACTTTTTTAGAATTTAACGATGATAACGCAATTAAGCTAAGTGCAGCATTAGCATATTATACCATATTTGCGTTGCCACCTTTATTAATCATCATCATTACAATTTGCGGTTTCTTTTTTGGAGAAGAAGCTGTTACGGGAGAATTATACGGACAAATTAATGGTTTGGTAGGAAACGGCGCGGCAAGTCAGATTCAGGAAGCAATTAAAAATGTACAATTGTCTGGCGATAATGTTTTTGCAACCGTATTTGGAATCGTGATGCTGTTAATTGGAGCTTCAGGAGTTTTTGCCGAAATACAAAGTTCTATTAATTTTATTTGGGGACTTCGTGCAAAACCCGACAAAGGCATCAAAAAATTTATTCAAAACCGCTTAATGTCATTTTCTATGATTGCTTCAGTTGGTTTTTTAATGCTGGTCAGCCTTTTTATAAGTACGACTTTAGACTTGCTTAGTACGCGTTTAAAAGTTTATTTTCCAGAAAGTACAGTTTATTTGTTTTATGTAGTTAATATAGTCATTGTATTGGCGAGTATCAGTACGCTTTTTGCTATTATTTTTAGAACATTACCAGACGGAAAAATAAAATGGAAAGATGCTTTTATTGGTTCAGGAGTTACTGCAATTCTTTTTATGATTGGTAAATTTGCAATTGGATTTTATTTAGGAAGTTCTACAGTTGCTTCAGTTTATGGCGCAGCAGGTTCTGTGATAATAATTTTAGTTTGGGTCTATTATTCGGCAATTATTCTGTATTTTGGAGCAGAATTTACTAAGGTCTATGCTAAATCGTATGGAGGAAAAATCTATCCTAACGAATATTCGGTAGAAATAGCTAAAGAGATTTACGAAATTGATGGACCACAAAAAGAACCTGTAGAAGAAAAATTACTAAACGAAAAACCATGA
- a CDS encoding NADPH-dependent FMN reductase has product MKIIAFGGSNSKQSINKHLATYASSLFENAEVEVLDLNDFAMPVFSVDLEKEIGKHEVAQAFLNKLKEADILVVSMAENNGNYSVAFKNVFDWSSRIEKDVFQHKPMLLLATSPGGRGGASVLGIAQNLFPRYGAEIKGSFSLPAFGSNFDLQENKISNVELDNELKNIIKSNF; this is encoded by the coding sequence ATGAAAATAATAGCCTTTGGAGGAAGTAACAGCAAACAATCAATCAACAAACATTTAGCAACTTATGCGTCAAGTTTATTTGAAAATGCAGAAGTTGAAGTTTTAGATTTGAATGATTTTGCAATGCCTGTATTTAGTGTGGATCTTGAAAAAGAAATTGGCAAGCATGAAGTGGCGCAAGCATTTTTGAACAAGCTTAAAGAAGCTGATATTCTGGTTGTTTCAATGGCAGAAAATAATGGAAACTATTCTGTTGCTTTCAAAAATGTTTTCGATTGGAGTTCTAGAATTGAAAAAGATGTTTTTCAGCATAAACCCATGTTACTATTAGCGACTTCTCCAGGCGGAAGAGGAGGTGCATCTGTTTTAGGAATTGCCCAAAATCTTTTCCCGCGTTATGGTGCAGAAATTAAGGGAAGTTTCTCATTACCAGCATTTGGCTCGAATTTTGATTTACAGGAAAATAAAATTTCTAACGTTGAGTTAGATAATGAACTGAAAAACATTATTAAATCAAATTTTTAA
- a CDS encoding transglutaminase domain-containing protein, producing MPQKKIALIFLLLNIFAINFTFAQKINEVDKIVAKYPKNFDSTEKLADRIEKDFDSDAERARAIYSWIAFNIRYDYNAYLNPPRVQGFSYSTEAEKQRKIKQLNDNLIQKAFNSKKAVCEGFTALYQNLAEQVGLKCEIVKGDSKTRLADIGRKNTSSNHAWNMVLINKKWRLIDVTWGQGYYDSNKGRMVNDFNPIYFDTDPDYFFAKHFPDSGSFLGSRLSKDDFLNGPLIYNKTIENDYKIKTPSSGIMEVKNGDKITVEIKNVSKSNQVFYLNKKNQPVKVQNPKEKRGALEFQILIDSNVGNYITIFVDTDSIVSFKIV from the coding sequence ATGCCACAAAAAAAGATTGCCCTTATTTTTCTTTTACTAAATATTTTTGCTATCAATTTTACTTTCGCTCAAAAGATTAACGAAGTTGATAAAATAGTTGCAAAATATCCAAAAAATTTTGACAGCACTGAAAAATTAGCCGACAGAATTGAGAAAGATTTTGATTCGGATGCCGAGCGAGCACGCGCTATTTACAGCTGGATTGCTTTTAATATAAGATATGATTACAATGCCTATTTGAATCCGCCAAGAGTGCAGGGTTTCAGTTATTCTACCGAAGCTGAAAAACAGCGAAAAATAAAACAATTGAATGATAACCTGATTCAAAAAGCCTTTAACTCTAAAAAAGCGGTTTGTGAAGGTTTCACTGCTTTATATCAGAATTTGGCAGAACAAGTTGGTTTGAAGTGTGAAATTGTTAAGGGAGATTCTAAAACAAGACTGGCTGATATTGGAAGAAAAAACACTTCCTCAAATCATGCTTGGAATATGGTTTTGATTAACAAAAAATGGCGCTTGATCGATGTAACTTGGGGTCAGGGTTATTATGACAGTAATAAAGGAAGAATGGTTAACGATTTTAATCCGATTTATTTTGATACCGATCCTGACTATTTTTTTGCAAAGCATTTTCCAGATTCTGGATCATTTTTAGGAAGTCGATTAAGTAAAGATGATTTCTTAAACGGTCCATTGATTTATAATAAAACTATCGAAAACGATTATAAAATCAAAACTCCAAGTTCAGGCATAATGGAAGTGAAAAATGGAGATAAAATAACTGTCGAAATTAAAAATGTTTCCAAATCCAATCAGGTTTTTTATTTAAATAAAAAGAATCAGCCAGTTAAAGTTCAAAATCCAAAGGAAAAAAGAGGAGCTTTAGAGTTTCAAATTCTTATTGACAGCAATGTTGGTAATTACATTACGATTTTTGTTGACACCGATAGTATTGTGTCTTTTAAAATTGTCTAG
- the pncB gene encoding nicotinate phosphoribosyltransferase gives METAFLKSILDNDFYKFTMQHAVIKLFPKAKVRYGFINRGKHIFPEGFADLLRVSVDAMADLRLTKEEKNYLAHYCPYLDPTYLDFLQGYSFDPSEVQISQEGSEISVTVEGFWYRTILWEVPLMALISELFYKASHLIRLNDEAIKNLTKEKIENYNKLGVSVLEFGTRRRHSYEVHDLVNKTLSTYGGQSFIGTSNVHFAMVNNKRPLGTHAHEWFMFHAAQYGFKMANSISLEHWTQVYSGDLGIALTDTYTTEIFFNQFDKKYSKLFDGVRHDSGDPIEFAQKVISHYTKMGIDPKSKAIVFSDSLNYEKVKKIVDFCHDKIKMSFGIGTNFTNDVGLPAMNMVIKLTDTKPDNTHWQGVVKLSDEKNKNTGTPEMIALAKQVLGIK, from the coding sequence ATGGAAACAGCTTTTTTGAAATCAATTTTAGATAATGATTTCTACAAATTTACAATGCAGCATGCTGTAATAAAGCTTTTTCCAAAGGCAAAAGTCCGTTACGGATTCATAAATCGCGGTAAACATATTTTTCCAGAAGGTTTTGCAGATCTACTTCGCGTTTCTGTAGATGCAATGGCAGATCTTCGTTTAACAAAAGAAGAAAAAAATTATCTGGCCCATTATTGCCCTTATCTAGATCCGACTTATTTAGATTTTTTACAAGGATATAGTTTTGATCCTTCTGAGGTGCAAATCAGTCAAGAAGGGTCAGAAATCAGTGTTACCGTAGAAGGATTCTGGTATAGAACAATTTTGTGGGAAGTACCGCTAATGGCATTGATTTCAGAACTGTTTTATAAAGCGAGCCATCTGATTCGCTTAAATGATGAAGCGATAAAGAATCTTACTAAAGAAAAAATTGAAAACTATAATAAACTTGGGGTTTCAGTTTTAGAATTTGGAACCCGACGTCGCCATTCTTATGAAGTTCATGACTTAGTAAATAAAACTTTGAGCACTTATGGTGGACAAAGTTTTATCGGAACAAGCAATGTACATTTTGCAATGGTCAATAATAAGCGCCCTTTAGGAACACACGCACACGAATGGTTCATGTTTCATGCCGCGCAATATGGTTTTAAAATGGCTAATTCGATAAGTCTCGAACATTGGACGCAAGTTTATAGTGGAGATCTCGGAATTGCTTTAACCGATACTTATACTACAGAAATATTTTTCAATCAATTTGATAAAAAATATTCTAAACTTTTTGATGGTGTTCGACATGATAGTGGTGACCCGATAGAATTTGCTCAAAAAGTAATTTCGCATTATACTAAAATGGGAATAGACCCTAAATCTAAAGCGATTGTTTTTTCTGATTCGCTCAATTATGAAAAAGTTAAAAAGATTGTAGATTTCTGTCATGATAAGATAAAAATGTCATTCGGGATTGGAACCAATTTTACAAATGATGTTGGTCTTCCTGCAATGAATATGGTCATAAAATTGACCGATACAAAACCCGATAATACGCATTGGCAAGGTGTTGTAAAACTTTCAGACGAAAAAAATAAAAATACAGGAACTCCCGAAATGATTGCGCTGGCAAAACAAGTGCTTGGAATCAAATAG
- a CDS encoding DNA topoisomerase IV subunit B, whose translation MLEQNQYNEDNIRSLDWKEHIRMRPGMYIGKLGDGSSPDDGIYILLKEVLDNCIDEFVMGAGKTIEVSIKDKTVSVRDYGRGIPLGKVVDVVSKMNTGGKYDSKAFQKSVGLNGVGTKAVNALSNYFRVESVRDEKQKAAEFSAGNLVLEEDVIDTTKRKGTKVIFTPDETIFKNYKFRLEYVIKMVKNYCYLNNGLTIIFNGEKYYSENGLRDLLEETINEDDLEYPIIHLKEHDIEVALTHSKTQYSEEYHSFVNGQNTTQGGTHLAAYREAVVKTIREFYNKNFEASDVRKSIVSAISIKVMEPVFESQTKTKLGSTDMGSDDGTPAVSVRTFVNDFIKTKLDNYLHKNPTTAEALLRKILQAERERKELSGIRKLATDRAKKANLHNKKLRDCRAHLPDTKNPRNLESTLFITEGDSASGSITKSRDVNTQAVFSLRGKPLNSYGMTKKIVYENEEFNLLQAALDIEDGLEKLRYNNIVIATDADVDGMHIRLLLITFFLQFFPELIKEGHLYILQTPLFRVRNKKETIYCYSEEERKDAIEKLKPKPEITRFKGLGEISPDEFKNFIGDTIRLDPIMMDKNTSIEQLLSFYMGKNTPDRQEFIIKNLKVEIDELEEV comes from the coding sequence ATGCTAGAGCAAAATCAATACAACGAAGATAATATTCGTTCACTCGATTGGAAGGAACATATTCGTATGCGTCCGGGTATGTACATCGGGAAATTAGGGGACGGATCATCACCAGATGACGGTATTTATATTCTTTTAAAAGAAGTTTTAGACAACTGTATCGATGAGTTCGTTATGGGTGCCGGAAAAACTATCGAGGTAAGTATTAAAGACAAAACAGTTTCTGTTCGTGATTACGGACGTGGAATTCCATTGGGTAAAGTGGTCGATGTAGTTTCGAAAATGAATACCGGTGGAAAGTACGATTCTAAAGCTTTCCAGAAATCGGTTGGTTTGAATGGTGTCGGAACAAAAGCAGTAAATGCTTTGTCTAATTATTTCCGTGTAGAATCGGTTCGTGATGAGAAACAAAAAGCAGCTGAATTTTCTGCAGGAAATTTGGTTCTAGAAGAAGACGTTATCGATACAACAAAACGTAAAGGAACTAAAGTAATTTTTACGCCAGACGAAACGATTTTCAAAAACTATAAATTCCGTTTAGAATATGTGATCAAAATGGTCAAAAACTATTGTTATTTGAACAATGGTTTGACTATTATTTTCAACGGAGAAAAATACTATTCAGAGAATGGGCTTCGTGATTTATTAGAAGAAACGATCAATGAAGACGATTTAGAATACCCAATTATTCATTTAAAAGAGCATGATATCGAGGTAGCGCTTACACACAGTAAAACGCAATACAGCGAAGAATATCACTCTTTTGTAAACGGTCAGAACACAACACAAGGAGGAACGCACTTAGCGGCCTATCGTGAAGCTGTTGTAAAAACAATTCGAGAGTTTTATAATAAGAATTTCGAAGCATCAGACGTTCGTAAATCGATTGTAAGTGCAATTAGTATTAAGGTGATGGAACCGGTTTTTGAGTCTCAAACCAAAACAAAATTAGGTTCTACCGATATGGGGTCTGATGATGGAACTCCAGCAGTTTCTGTTCGTACTTTCGTTAACGATTTCATCAAAACGAAACTGGATAATTACCTGCATAAAAATCCAACAACTGCCGAAGCTTTATTGCGTAAAATTCTGCAAGCAGAACGTGAGCGCAAAGAATTGTCGGGAATTAGAAAACTGGCGACAGATCGTGCTAAAAAAGCCAATCTTCACAATAAAAAATTAAGAGACTGCAGAGCTCATCTTCCTGATACCAAAAATCCAAGAAACTTAGAAAGCACGCTTTTTATTACCGAGGGAGATTCGGCTTCTGGATCCATTACAAAGTCACGCGACGTGAATACTCAAGCGGTTTTCAGTTTGCGTGGTAAGCCTTTGAATTCATATGGAATGACGAAGAAAATTGTGTATGAAAACGAAGAATTCAATTTACTGCAAGCTGCGCTTGATATTGAAGACGGATTAGAAAAATTACGTTACAACAATATCGTAATCGCAACCGATGCCGATGTCGACGGAATGCACATTCGTTTGCTTTTGATTACTTTCTTTTTACAGTTTTTCCCAGAATTAATTAAAGAAGGGCATTTGTATATTTTACAAACGCCACTTTTCAGGGTTCGAAACAAAAAAGAAACCATCTATTGCTATTCTGAAGAAGAAAGAAAAGACGCCATCGAAAAATTAAAACCAAAACCAGAAATCACCCGATTTAAAGGTTTGGGGGAGATTTCGCCAGATGAGTTCAAGAACTTTATTGGAGACACCATTCGCCTTGACCCAATTATGATGGATAAAAATACTTCGATTGAGCAATTATTGTCTTTCTATATGGGTAAAAATACACCGGACAGGCAAGAGTTTATTATCAAGAATTTGAAGGTGGAAATTGATGAGTTGGAGGAGGTTTAA